The following are encoded in a window of Streptomyces sp. 11x1 genomic DNA:
- a CDS encoding acyl-CoA dehydrogenase, with protein sequence MGHYKSNLRDIEFNLFEVLGRDKLYGTGPFAEMDTDTAKSILEELARLSENELAESFTDADRNPPVFDPETNTAPVPASFKKSYKAFMDSEYWRLGLPEEIGGTTSPRSLIWAFAELILGANPAVWMYSSGPAFAGILFEEGNEVQKHIAKVAVEKQWGSTMVLTEPDAGSDVGAGRTKAVQQEDGSWHIEGVKRFITSGEHDMEENILHYVLARPEGHGPGTKGLSLFLVPKYLFDFETGELGERNGVYATNVEHKMGLKASNTCEMTFGDRHPAKGWLIGDKHDGIRQMFRIIEFARMMVGTKAISTLSTGYLNALEYAKERVQGPDLANFMDKTAPKVTITHHPDVRRSLMTQKAYAEGMRALVLYTASIQDEIQVKEAAGEDVSALEALNDLLLPIVKGYGSEKGYEQLAQSLQIFGGSGFLQEYPIEQYIRDAKIDTLYEGTTAIQGQDFFFRKIVRNQGAALNTLAEEIKKFLALGEGGEQLDGAREHLAKAAVELEAIVGLLLTDLAATEQDVKNIYKVGLNTTRLLMASGDVVVGYLLLKGAAVAAEKLENASAKDKAFYTGKIAAAKFFAANVLPGVTLARKISEGVDLDLMELDEAAF encoded by the coding sequence ATGGGGCACTACAAGTCGAATCTCCGCGACATCGAGTTCAACCTCTTCGAGGTGCTCGGGCGCGACAAGCTGTACGGCACCGGTCCGTTCGCGGAGATGGACACGGACACCGCGAAGAGCATCCTGGAGGAGCTGGCCCGGCTCTCGGAGAACGAGCTGGCGGAATCCTTCACGGACGCCGACCGCAACCCGCCGGTCTTCGACCCGGAGACGAACACCGCGCCGGTACCGGCATCCTTCAAGAAGAGCTACAAGGCCTTCATGGACTCCGAGTACTGGCGGCTCGGCCTGCCCGAGGAGATCGGCGGCACCACCTCGCCCCGCTCCCTGATCTGGGCCTTCGCCGAGCTGATCCTGGGCGCCAACCCGGCCGTCTGGATGTACTCCTCGGGCCCCGCGTTCGCCGGCATCCTCTTCGAGGAGGGCAACGAGGTCCAGAAGCACATCGCCAAGGTCGCCGTGGAGAAGCAGTGGGGCTCCACGATGGTCCTCACCGAGCCCGACGCGGGCTCCGACGTCGGCGCCGGCCGCACCAAGGCGGTCCAGCAGGAGGACGGCTCCTGGCACATCGAGGGCGTCAAGCGCTTCATCACCTCCGGTGAGCACGACATGGAGGAGAACATCCTCCACTACGTCCTCGCCCGCCCCGAGGGCCACGGCCCCGGCACCAAGGGCCTGTCCCTCTTCCTCGTCCCGAAGTACCTCTTCGACTTCGAGACCGGCGAGCTGGGCGAGCGCAACGGCGTGTACGCGACGAACGTCGAGCACAAGATGGGCCTCAAGGCCTCCAACACCTGCGAGATGACCTTCGGCGACCGCCACCCGGCCAAGGGCTGGCTGATCGGCGACAAGCACGACGGCATCCGCCAGATGTTCCGCATCATCGAGTTCGCCCGCATGATGGTCGGCACGAAGGCGATCTCCACACTCTCCACGGGCTACCTGAACGCGCTGGAGTACGCCAAGGAGCGCGTCCAGGGCCCCGACCTGGCGAACTTCATGGACAAGACCGCGCCCAAGGTCACCATCACCCACCACCCCGACGTCCGCCGCTCGCTGATGACGCAGAAGGCGTACGCGGAGGGCATGCGCGCCCTCGTCCTCTACACCGCCTCCATCCAGGACGAGATCCAGGTCAAGGAGGCGGCGGGCGAGGACGTCTCCGCCCTGGAGGCCCTGAACGACCTGCTCCTGCCCATCGTCAAGGGCTACGGCTCCGAGAAGGGCTACGAGCAGCTCGCCCAGTCCCTGCAGATCTTCGGCGGCTCCGGGTTCCTCCAGGAGTACCCGATCGAGCAGTACATCCGCGACGCCAAGATCGACACCCTCTACGAGGGCACCACCGCGATCCAGGGCCAGGACTTCTTCTTCCGGAAGATCGTCCGCAACCAGGGCGCCGCGCTGAACACCCTCGCCGAGGAGATCAAGAAGTTCCTGGCGCTCGGGGAGGGCGGCGAGCAGCTGGACGGCGCCCGCGAGCACCTCGCCAAGGCCGCCGTCGAGCTGGAGGCCATCGTCGGCCTCCTCCTCACCGACCTCGCCGCCACCGAGCAGGACGTCAAGAACATCTACAAGGTGGGCCTCAACACCACCCGCCTGCTGATGGCCTCCGGTGACGTCGTCGTCGGCTACCTGCTCCTCAAGGGCGCCGCCGTCGCCGCCGAGAAGCTGGAGAACGCCTCCGCCAAGGACAAGGCTTTCTACACCGGCAAGATCGCGGCGGCGAAGTTCTTCGCGGCCAACGTCCTCCCGGGCGTCACCCTCGCCCGCAAGATCTCCGAGGGCGTCGACCTGGACCTGATGGAGCTGGACGAGGCGGCGTTCTAG
- a CDS encoding M18 family aminopeptidase, which produces MRTPPHFDRGHTDDLMTFLASSPTPYHAVASAAERLEKAGFRQVSEADAWDGSLGGRYVLRGGAIIAWYVPKGAHPHTPFRIIGAHTDSPNLRVKPRPDSGAHGWRQVAVEIYGGPLMNSWLDRDLGIAGRLSLRDGTSRLVNVDRPLLRVPQLAIHLDRTVSSEGLKLDKQRHLQPVWGLGDDVRDGDLIAFLEEEAGIPAGEVTGWDLMTHSVEPPAYLGRDNELLAGPRMDNLLSVHAGTAALASVAGSGDELPHIPVLAAFDHEENGSQSDTGADGPLLGGVLERSVFSRGGSYEDRARAFAGTVCLSSDTGHAVHPNYAERHDPTHHPRADAGPILKVNVNNRYATDGSGRAVFAAACEKAGVPFQTFVSNNSMPCGTTIGPITAARHGIRTVDIGVAILSMHSVRELCGAKDPYLLANALAAFLGG; this is translated from the coding sequence ATGCGCACACCCCCACACTTCGATCGCGGCCACACCGACGACCTCATGACCTTCCTGGCGAGCAGCCCCACCCCGTACCACGCGGTGGCGAGCGCCGCGGAACGGCTGGAGAAGGCAGGCTTCCGGCAGGTCTCGGAGGCCGACGCGTGGGACGGCTCGCTGGGCGGCCGCTACGTGCTGCGCGGGGGCGCGATCATCGCCTGGTACGTCCCGAAGGGCGCCCACCCTCACACCCCCTTCCGCATCATCGGTGCCCACACCGACTCCCCCAATCTGCGGGTCAAACCCCGCCCCGACAGCGGCGCCCACGGCTGGCGCCAGGTCGCCGTCGAGATCTACGGCGGCCCGCTGATGAACTCCTGGCTAGACCGCGACCTCGGCATCGCCGGCCGGCTCTCCCTGCGCGACGGCACCAGCCGCCTCGTCAATGTCGACAGACCCCTCCTGCGCGTCCCCCAACTCGCCATCCACCTCGACCGGACGGTCTCCTCCGAGGGCCTCAAGCTCGACAAGCAGCGCCACCTCCAGCCCGTCTGGGGCCTCGGCGACGACGTCCGCGACGGCGACCTGATCGCCTTCCTGGAGGAGGAGGCGGGCATCCCCGCCGGCGAGGTCACCGGCTGGGACCTGATGACCCACTCCGTCGAACCGCCCGCCTACCTGGGCCGCGACAACGAACTGCTCGCCGGCCCCCGCATGGACAACCTCCTCTCCGTGCACGCCGGTACGGCCGCACTCGCCTCCGTCGCCGGCTCGGGCGACGAACTCCCCCACATCCCCGTCCTCGCCGCCTTCGACCACGAGGAGAACGGCTCCCAGTCCGACACCGGCGCCGACGGCCCGCTGCTCGGCGGGGTGCTGGAGCGCTCGGTCTTCTCCCGCGGCGGCTCCTACGAGGACCGGGCACGGGCCTTCGCCGGCACCGTCTGTCTCTCCTCCGACACCGGCCACGCCGTCCACCCCAACTACGCCGAGCGCCACGACCCGACGCACCACCCCCGCGCGGACGCCGGCCCGATCCTGAAGGTCAACGTCAACAACCGCTACGCCACCGACGGTTCGGGCCGCGCCGTCTTCGCCGCCGCCTGCGAGAAGGCCGGAGTGCCCTTCCAGACGTTCGTCTCCAACAACTCCATGCCCTGCGGCACCACCATCGGCCCCATCACCGCCGCCCGGCACGGCATCCGCACCGTCGACATCGGCGTGGCCATCCTCTCGATGCACAGCGTCCGCGAGCTGTGCGGAGCGAAGGACCCCTACCTCCTGGCGAACGCCCTGGCGGCCTTCCTGGGGGGCTGA
- a CDS encoding DUF6458 family protein, whose protein sequence is MGLGGCIILIAVGAILTFATDWDMQGVNLDLVGIIFMIVGLIGVATFSSIARRRRVVVPPTTPVVDETGQQRGGYQGY, encoded by the coding sequence ATGGGCCTGGGCGGGTGCATCATTCTGATCGCCGTGGGGGCCATCCTCACGTTCGCCACCGACTGGGACATGCAAGGGGTCAACCTCGACCTGGTCGGCATCATCTTCATGATCGTCGGACTCATCGGAGTCGCGACGTTCAGCAGTATCGCCAGGCGGAGGCGGGTGGTGGTGCCCCCCACCACCCCGGTCGTGGACGAGACCGGCCAGCAGCGGGGCGGCTACCAGGGCTACTGA
- a CDS encoding thioredoxin-like domain-containing protein — translation MSDSATQHSAPRRVRVRAPELIGKGGWLNTGGEQYTLADLRGKIVVLDFWTFCCINCLHVLDELRELEEKHRDTVVVIGVHSPKFAHEAEHGAVVDAVERYGVEHPVLDDPELATWKQYAVRAWPTLVVVDPEGYVVAQHAGEGHAHAIERLVVELETEHEAKGTLRRGDGPYVAPEPEPTVLRFPGKALLLPDGDFLVSDTTRHRLVRLAADGETVVRHYGSGERGFVDGGAEHARFSEPQGLALLDGGAVVVADTVNHALRLLDPDAGAVTTLAGTGRQWWRGSPTSGPAREIDLSSPWDVAVFDGRVWIAMAGVHQLWTYDLAEGTVAVAAGTTNEGLVDGPADEAWFAQPSGLAATADRLWLADSETSALRWVDLDGAVHTAVGTGLFDFGHRDGPAEQALLQHPLGVTALPDGSVAVSDTYNHALRRYDPATGEVGTLATDLREPSDAVLVGDDIVVVESARHRLTRLRLPEETVKVEAVAQRTRRAATEVAPGRLRLDVVFQAPAGQKLDERYGPSTRLLVSATPHELLLRGEGADTALSRELELDPSISEGVLHVSAMAASCDDDPSHAYPACHVHQQDWGVPVRLTEGGTDRLPLVLAGMDEGDGA, via the coding sequence ATGAGCGATTCCGCGACCCAGCACTCGGCCCCCCGCCGTGTCCGTGTCCGCGCCCCCGAGCTGATCGGGAAGGGCGGCTGGCTGAACACGGGCGGCGAGCAGTACACCCTCGCCGACCTGCGGGGGAAAATAGTGGTGTTGGATTTTTGGACGTTCTGCTGCATCAACTGTCTGCATGTTCTCGACGAGCTGCGGGAGCTGGAGGAGAAGCACCGGGACACCGTGGTGGTCATCGGGGTCCACTCGCCGAAGTTCGCGCACGAGGCGGAGCACGGGGCGGTGGTCGACGCCGTCGAGCGGTACGGGGTGGAGCACCCGGTGCTCGACGATCCGGAGCTCGCCACCTGGAAGCAGTACGCGGTGCGGGCCTGGCCGACGCTCGTGGTGGTCGATCCCGAGGGGTACGTGGTCGCCCAGCACGCGGGCGAGGGCCATGCGCACGCCATCGAGCGGCTGGTCGTCGAGCTGGAGACCGAACACGAGGCCAAGGGGACACTGCGGCGCGGCGACGGGCCGTACGTGGCGCCCGAGCCCGAGCCGACGGTGCTGCGGTTCCCCGGCAAGGCCCTGCTCCTGCCGGACGGCGACTTCCTCGTCAGCGACACCACCCGGCACCGGCTGGTCCGGCTGGCGGCCGACGGCGAGACCGTCGTACGGCACTACGGCTCCGGCGAGCGTGGGTTCGTGGACGGCGGTGCGGAGCACGCCCGCTTCAGCGAACCGCAGGGGCTGGCCCTGCTGGACGGCGGTGCCGTGGTCGTCGCCGACACGGTGAACCACGCGCTGCGCCTGCTCGACCCGGACGCCGGGGCGGTCACGACGCTCGCGGGCACCGGCCGCCAGTGGTGGCGGGGCTCCCCGACCTCCGGGCCGGCGCGGGAGATCGACCTCTCCTCCCCGTGGGACGTGGCCGTGTTCGACGGCAGGGTGTGGATCGCCATGGCCGGTGTCCACCAGCTGTGGACGTACGACCTCGCCGAGGGCACCGTGGCGGTGGCGGCCGGCACGACCAACGAGGGCCTGGTGGACGGGCCGGCAGACGAGGCCTGGTTCGCACAGCCCTCGGGGCTCGCGGCCACCGCCGACCGGCTGTGGCTCGCCGACTCCGAGACGTCCGCGCTGCGCTGGGTGGACCTCGACGGCGCCGTCCACACGGCGGTCGGGACGGGACTCTTCGACTTCGGTCATCGGGACGGGCCGGCCGAACAGGCGCTGCTGCAGCATCCGTTGGGCGTCACGGCCCTGCCCGACGGGTCGGTGGCCGTCAGCGACACCTACAACCACGCGCTGCGCCGCTACGACCCGGCGACGGGTGAGGTCGGGACCCTGGCCACGGATCTGAGGGAGCCGAGTGACGCGGTGCTCGTCGGGGACGACATCGTGGTCGTCGAGTCCGCCCGGCACCGGCTGACCAGGCTGCGGTTGCCGGAGGAGACGGTGAAGGTGGAGGCCGTCGCCCAGCGCACCCGGCGCGCGGCCACCGAAGTCGCCCCCGGCAGGCTGCGGTTGGACGTGGTCTTCCAGGCCCCGGCGGGGCAGAAGCTCGACGAGCGGTACGGGCCCTCGACCCGGCTGCTCGTCTCCGCCACCCCGCACGAGCTGCTGCTGCGAGGCGAGGGCGCGGACACGGCCCTGTCCCGCGAGCTCGAACTCGACCCGTCCATATCCGAGGGCGTCCTGCACGTCTCGGCGATGGCCGCCTCCTGCGACGACGACCCCTCCCACGCCTACCCGGCCTGCCACGTCCACCAGCAGGACTGGGGCGTGCCGGTCCGGCTCACGGAGGGTGGGACGGACCGGCTGCCGCTGGTGCTGGCGGGGATGGACGAGGGCGACGGGGCGTAG
- a CDS encoding LURP-one-related family protein has product MRFLVRDRILGIGDDYWIEDEHGRKAFLVDGKAMRLRDTFELKDTRGEVLIDIRRKMFALRDTMVVERGGEPLATVRRKRLSLLRNHYRVSLADGTELDVSGKILDREFAIEYEGELLAHISRRWLHVRETYGLDVVRDDADPALLIAVTVCVINLAERERDD; this is encoded by the coding sequence ATGAGATTCCTCGTACGCGACCGGATCCTCGGCATCGGTGACGACTACTGGATCGAGGACGAGCACGGCCGGAAGGCCTTCCTCGTCGACGGCAAGGCCATGCGGCTGCGGGACACCTTCGAGCTGAAGGACACCCGGGGGGAGGTACTGATCGACATCCGCCGCAAGATGTTCGCGCTGCGCGACACGATGGTCGTCGAACGCGGCGGCGAGCCCCTCGCCACCGTCCGCCGCAAGCGCCTCTCCCTCCTGCGCAACCACTACCGGGTCTCCCTGGCGGACGGCACCGAACTCGACGTCAGCGGCAAGATCCTCGACCGTGAGTTCGCCATCGAGTACGAGGGCGAACTCCTCGCGCACATCTCCCGCAGATGGCTGCACGTCCGCGAGACCTACGGCCTCGACGTCGTACGCGACGACGCGGACCCGGCCCTGCTGATCGCCGTGACGGTGTGCGTGATCAACCTGGCGGAGCGGGAACGGGACGACTGA
- a CDS encoding carbon-nitrogen family hydrolase — MRASLIQIGVDEDESVESRRRRVASLVRDQAGADLVVLPELWTTGAFAFESFASAAEPLEGPTYEAMAKAATDTGVWLHAGSIPERAPDGTLYNTSLVFSPSGDLAASYRKIHRFGFDKGEAVLMGAGAELVTLRVPDTTIGIATCYDLRFPELFRGLVDAGAEMFVLSAGWPERRRSHWTLLAQARAVENQAYVLACGTAGTHAGVPQAGHSIVVDPWGEVLAEAGPGEEVLTVDLDPTRVATTREQFPALKDRLLGLEPPRR; from the coding sequence GTGCGCGCCTCGCTCATCCAGATCGGCGTAGACGAGGACGAATCGGTCGAATCGCGCAGGCGGCGGGTGGCCTCGCTGGTACGGGACCAGGCAGGCGCCGATCTCGTCGTCCTCCCGGAGCTCTGGACCACCGGCGCATTCGCGTTCGAATCCTTCGCCTCGGCGGCCGAACCGCTGGAAGGGCCGACGTACGAGGCGATGGCCAAGGCGGCGACCGACACGGGCGTCTGGCTGCACGCCGGCTCGATCCCGGAGCGGGCCCCTGACGGCACCCTCTACAACACCTCCCTCGTCTTCTCACCGTCCGGCGACCTCGCCGCCTCCTACCGCAAGATCCACCGCTTCGGCTTCGACAAGGGCGAGGCCGTGCTGATGGGTGCCGGCGCGGAGCTGGTGACGCTCCGCGTCCCGGACACGACCATCGGCATCGCCACCTGCTACGACCTGCGGTTCCCCGAGCTGTTCCGGGGGCTCGTCGACGCGGGCGCCGAGATGTTCGTGCTGTCGGCGGGCTGGCCGGAACGCCGTCGCTCCCACTGGACGCTGCTGGCGCAGGCCCGGGCCGTGGAGAACCAGGCCTACGTCCTCGCCTGCGGAACGGCCGGTACGCACGCGGGAGTTCCCCAGGCAGGTCACTCGATCGTGGTCGACCCCTGGGGCGAGGTCCTGGCGGAGGCGGGCCCCGGCGAGGAGGTCCTCACGGTCGACCTCGACCCGACGAGGGTCGCGACGACGCGTGAGCAGTTCCCCGCGCTGAAGGACAGACTCCTGGGGCTGGAGCCACCGCGCCGCTGA
- a CDS encoding maleylpyruvate isomerase family mycothiol-dependent enzyme has translation MSLHPTLQPYADAWTHSVDAISELVSPLVEGEWNRRTPCPGWSVRDVVSHVIGLDCEMLGDPRPIHTLPRDLYHVRTEHQRYMEMQVDARRHHTAPEMTSELEYTIIRRNRQLRNESRDPGHKVRGPLGTELTLEQAMRNRAFDVWVHEQDLRAALGQPGNLDSPGALVVRDELLSVLPKVVAEDAQAPRSSAVVFDVHGPVEFIRTVRVDIQGRGTLETAPALGPAATLTLDWETYVRLACGRVTADLVADRIKAEGDPHLIAAILHAFAVTV, from the coding sequence GTGAGTCTGCATCCCACTCTTCAGCCCTACGCCGACGCCTGGACCCACTCCGTGGACGCGATATCCGAGCTGGTGTCGCCGCTCGTGGAGGGCGAGTGGAACCGCCGGACGCCATGCCCGGGGTGGTCGGTGCGCGATGTGGTCTCCCACGTCATCGGCCTGGACTGCGAAATGCTCGGCGACCCCCGGCCGATCCACACCCTGCCGCGCGATCTGTACCACGTACGGACCGAGCACCAGCGGTACATGGAGATGCAGGTCGACGCCCGCCGTCACCACACCGCGCCGGAGATGACCTCCGAGCTGGAGTACACGATCATCCGGCGCAACCGCCAGCTGCGGAACGAGTCCCGGGACCCGGGTCACAAGGTGCGGGGCCCGCTCGGCACCGAGCTGACCCTCGAACAGGCCATGCGCAACCGCGCCTTCGACGTCTGGGTCCACGAGCAGGACCTGCGCGCCGCGCTGGGCCAGCCGGGGAACCTGGACTCGCCGGGCGCGCTCGTCGTCCGTGACGAGCTGCTGTCCGTGCTGCCGAAGGTGGTCGCGGAGGACGCGCAGGCGCCGCGCAGTTCGGCCGTCGTCTTCGACGTGCACGGCCCGGTGGAGTTCATCCGTACCGTCCGCGTGGACATCCAGGGCCGCGGCACGCTGGAGACGGCTCCCGCCCTCGGCCCCGCCGCCACCCTCACGCTCGACTGGGAGACCTACGTCCGTCTCGCCTGCGGCCGCGTCACCGCCGATCTCGTCGCCGACCGCATCAAGGCCGAGGGCGACCCCCACCTGATCGCGGCGATCCTGCACGCGTTCGCGGTGACGGTGTAG
- a CDS encoding MFS transporter: MSRPVISSSAGSLPGDPPGGRRALAVWGVGVSVYFVAVIFRTSLGVAGLDAAERFHVGASALSTFSILQLLVYAGMQIPVGLLVDRLGTRKVLTLGILLFTAGQIGFALSPSYGMALASRALLGCGDAMTFISVLRLGSRWFPARRGPLVAQMAGLVGMAGNLVSTLLLARLLHGVGWTAAFAGSSVAGLVVLALTLLFLKDHPDGHEPEPFPHHGAAYVRRQIVASWREPGTRLGLWVHFTTQFPAMVFLLLWGMPFLVQAQGLSRGTAGELLTLVVLSNMVVGLVYGQIVARHHAARLPLALGTVLATAAVWATTLVHTGERAPMWLLIVLCAVLGACGPASMLGFDFARPANPPERQGTASGITNMGGFVASMTTLFAVGVLLDLTDDDYGIAFSAVFVLQALGLSQILRLRGRAARRERERLVASRVETVHVPA; this comes from the coding sequence TTGAGCCGACCTGTCATATCGTCGTCCGCCGGGTCCCTGCCCGGGGACCCGCCCGGCGGCCGCCGGGCCCTCGCCGTCTGGGGTGTGGGCGTCTCCGTCTACTTCGTCGCCGTCATCTTCCGTACGTCGTTGGGCGTGGCCGGCCTCGACGCCGCAGAGCGCTTCCATGTGGGCGCCTCCGCCCTGTCCACGTTCTCGATCCTCCAGCTGCTGGTCTACGCCGGGATGCAGATACCCGTCGGCCTGCTGGTCGACCGGCTCGGCACCAGGAAGGTGCTGACCCTGGGCATCCTGCTGTTCACGGCCGGCCAGATCGGCTTCGCGCTGTCTCCGTCGTACGGCATGGCGCTGGCGTCGCGGGCGCTGCTGGGCTGCGGCGACGCGATGACGTTCATCAGTGTGCTGCGGCTGGGCAGCCGGTGGTTCCCGGCCCGACGCGGGCCGCTGGTCGCGCAGATGGCGGGCCTGGTCGGCATGGCGGGCAACCTGGTCTCGACGCTGTTGCTGGCCCGGCTGCTGCACGGGGTGGGCTGGACAGCGGCGTTCGCGGGCAGCTCGGTCGCCGGTCTGGTCGTGCTGGCCCTCACGCTGCTGTTCCTGAAGGACCACCCGGACGGGCATGAGCCGGAGCCGTTCCCGCACCACGGTGCCGCGTACGTGCGGCGGCAGATCGTGGCGTCCTGGAGGGAGCCCGGCACCCGGCTCGGGTTGTGGGTGCACTTCACCACCCAGTTCCCGGCGATGGTGTTCCTGCTGCTGTGGGGGATGCCGTTCCTGGTCCAGGCGCAGGGGCTCAGCCGGGGCACCGCCGGTGAACTGCTCACTCTCGTCGTCCTGTCCAACATGGTGGTCGGACTGGTGTACGGCCAGATCGTCGCCCGGCACCACGCCGCGCGGCTGCCGCTGGCGCTCGGCACCGTCCTCGCGACGGCGGCGGTGTGGGCGACCACGCTCGTCCACACCGGCGAGCGCGCCCCGATGTGGCTCCTGATCGTGCTCTGCGCGGTCCTGGGCGCCTGCGGTCCGGCATCGATGCTCGGCTTCGATTTCGCCCGCCCGGCGAACCCGCCGGAGCGTCAGGGCACCGCCTCCGGGATCACCAACATGGGTGGTTTCGTCGCCTCCATGACGACCCTGTTCGCGGTCGGCGTCCTCCTGGACCTGACCGACGACGACTACGGCATCGCCTTCTCCGCCGTGTTCGTCCTCCAGGCGCTGGGCCTGAGCCAGATCCTCCGCCTGCGCGGCCGCGCGGCCCGCCGCGAGCGGGAACGCCTGGTGGCGAGCCGGGTGGAGACGGTGCACGTACCGGCGTAG
- a CDS encoding GntR family transcriptional regulator, with the protein MPSAPAPASAIPSVKQPPAADRVYAHVKQGVLERRYEGGTLLTEGELAEAVGVSRTPVREALLRLQVEGLIKLYPKKGALVLPVSAQEIADVVETRQLVEEHAVRKTAPASPQLIERLESLLEQQKAQAAAGDLAGAAVTDRCFHAEIVRSGGNEILSRLYDQLRDRQLRMGVAVMHAHPDRITKTLTEHEEILRALRTGDAEAAVEIVHRHVSWFSNLARGEVR; encoded by the coding sequence ATGCCCTCCGCCCCAGCTCCCGCCTCCGCGATCCCCTCCGTGAAGCAGCCCCCCGCCGCCGACCGTGTCTACGCCCATGTCAAGCAGGGTGTTCTGGAGCGCCGCTACGAGGGCGGCACGCTGCTCACCGAGGGCGAGCTCGCCGAGGCGGTCGGCGTGTCGCGGACGCCGGTACGGGAAGCGCTGCTGCGGCTGCAGGTCGAGGGGCTGATCAAGCTCTATCCGAAGAAGGGCGCCCTCGTGCTGCCCGTCTCCGCGCAGGAGATCGCGGACGTCGTGGAGACCCGACAGCTGGTCGAGGAGCACGCGGTCCGCAAGACGGCCCCGGCCTCGCCGCAGCTGATCGAGCGGCTGGAGAGCCTGCTGGAACAGCAGAAGGCGCAGGCCGCCGCCGGGGACCTGGCGGGCGCTGCGGTGACCGACCGCTGTTTCCACGCCGAGATCGTCCGCAGCGGCGGGAACGAGATCCTCTCCCGCCTCTACGACCAACTCCGCGACCGGCAGCTGCGGATGGGCGTCGCCGTGATGCACGCCCACCCGGACCGCATCACGAAGACGCTCACCGAGCACGAGGAGATCCTCCGGGCGCTGCGCACGGGCGACGCGGAGGCGGCCGTGGAGATCGTGCACCGTCACGTGAGCTGGTTCTCCAACCTGGCGCGGGGGGAGGTCCGTTGA
- a CDS encoding D-alanyl-D-alanine carboxypeptidase → MIATGVVTSAPAQAAPAKPTITAKGGFVWNNANSKALYTKAADTKRSTGSTTKIMTAKVVLSQKNLNLNAKVTVSKAYSDYIVKNQASHAGLIVGDKVTVRQLLYGLMLPSGCDAAYALADKFGTGSTRAARVKSFIGKMNSTAKSLGMTNTKFDSFDGISNGSNYSTPRDLTKLASNALKNSTFKSIVGTKTTKQKVTTKSGGYRYYTWNNTNTLLGWKGTFGVKTGSGAQAKYCLVFAATRNGKTIVGTVLTSTNATTRTADVKKLMDYGFATL, encoded by the coding sequence ATGATCGCGACCGGAGTCGTCACCTCCGCTCCCGCGCAGGCGGCTCCCGCGAAGCCGACGATCACCGCCAAGGGCGGGTTCGTATGGAACAACGCCAACAGCAAGGCCCTATACACGAAGGCCGCGGACACCAAGCGGTCCACGGGCTCCACCACCAAGATCATGACCGCCAAGGTCGTGCTGTCGCAGAAGAACCTGAACCTGAACGCCAAGGTCACGGTCTCGAAGGCGTACAGCGACTACATCGTCAAGAACCAGGCCTCCCACGCCGGCCTGATCGTCGGCGACAAGGTCACCGTCCGCCAGCTCCTCTATGGGCTGATGCTGCCGTCGGGCTGCGACGCCGCGTATGCGCTCGCCGACAAGTTCGGCACGGGCTCGACGCGTGCGGCGCGGGTGAAGTCGTTCATCGGCAAGATGAACTCCACCGCCAAGAGCCTCGGCATGACGAACACGAAGTTCGACTCCTTCGACGGCATCAGCAACGGTTCGAACTACTCGACGCCTCGCGACCTCACCAAGCTCGCCAGCAACGCGCTGAAGAACTCCACGTTCAAGTCCATCGTGGGCACGAAGACCACCAAGCAGAAGGTGACCACCAAGAGCGGCGGCTACCGCTACTACACCTGGAACAACACCAACACCCTGCTCGGCTGGAAGGGAACGTTCGGCGTGAAGACCGGCTCCGGCGCCCAGGCAAAGTACTGCCTTGTCTTCGCCGCGACCCGCAACGGCAAGACGATCGTGGGCACCGTCCTGACGTCCACCAATGCGACCACCCGCACGGCGGACGTGAAGAAGCTGATGGACTACGGCTTCGCCACGCTCTAG